One Streptomyces coeruleorubidus DNA segment encodes these proteins:
- a CDS encoding LPXTG cell wall anchor domain-containing protein, with protein MSSARRPLLTATAAATLLGALWFVPSANATSDSPVRDAVAASPSPQVAEQARIAATTAGDTVTGTRLADTGSFDSTPYVLGGTLFLTLGAGFVAYSVRRERLGF; from the coding sequence GTGTCATCCGCTCGCCGTCCGTTGCTGACCGCCACTGCCGCGGCGACCCTGCTGGGCGCCCTGTGGTTCGTCCCGTCCGCCAACGCGACGTCGGACTCCCCGGTGAGAGACGCGGTGGCGGCGAGCCCGTCGCCGCAGGTCGCGGAGCAGGCGCGGATCGCGGCCACGACCGCGGGCGACACCGTCACGGGCACCCGCCTCGCCGACACGGGCAGCTTCGACAGCACGCCGTACGTCCTCGGCGGCACGCTCTTCCTCACGCTGGGCGCGGGCTTCGTCGCGTACTCGGTCCGCCGGGAACGGCTCGGCTTCTGA
- the hutH gene encoding histidine ammonia-lyase, translated as MHTVVVGTSGVTASDVLAVARGGARVQLSEEAVAALAAAREIVDALAAKPDPVYGVSTGFGALATRHISPELRAQLQRNIVRSHAAGMGPAVERDVVRALMFLRLKTVCSGHTGVRPEVAQTMADLLNAGITPVVHEYGSLGCSGDLAPLSHCALALMGEGDAEGPDGVVRPAAELLAAHGIQPVELREKEGLALLNGTDGMLGMLVMALADLDTLYRSADVTAALSLEALLGTDKVLAPELHAIRPHPGQAASAANMLAVLKGSGLTGHHQDDAPRVQDAYSVRCAPQVAGAGRDTMAHARLVADRELASAVDNPVVLPDGRVESNGNFHGAPVAYVLDFLAVAVADLGSIAERRTDRLLDKNRSHGLPPFLADDAGVDSGLMIAQYTQAALVSELKRLAVPASADSIPSSAMQEDHVSMGWSAARKLRTAVDNLTRVLAVELYAATRAIELREGLTPAPATRAVIDALREAGVQGPGPDRFLAPDLAAADTFVRDGRLLAAVETVTGPLQ; from the coding sequence ATGCACACTGTGGTGGTGGGGACGTCCGGGGTGACCGCGTCCGACGTGCTCGCCGTGGCGCGCGGCGGCGCCCGCGTCCAGCTCTCCGAGGAGGCCGTGGCCGCCCTCGCCGCGGCCCGCGAGATCGTGGACGCGCTGGCGGCCAAGCCCGACCCCGTGTACGGCGTGAGCACCGGCTTCGGGGCCCTGGCGACCCGGCACATCAGCCCGGAGCTGCGCGCACAGCTCCAGCGCAACATCGTCCGCTCGCACGCCGCCGGCATGGGGCCGGCGGTGGAGCGGGACGTCGTACGCGCCCTGATGTTCCTGCGGCTGAAGACCGTCTGCTCCGGGCACACCGGCGTACGGCCCGAGGTCGCGCAGACCATGGCCGACCTCCTCAACGCCGGTATCACCCCGGTCGTGCACGAGTACGGCTCCCTCGGCTGCTCCGGCGACCTCGCACCGCTGTCGCACTGCGCGCTCGCGCTCATGGGGGAGGGGGACGCCGAGGGCCCCGACGGTGTCGTGCGCCCGGCCGCCGAACTCCTCGCCGCGCACGGCATCCAGCCGGTCGAACTGCGCGAGAAGGAAGGCCTGGCCCTCCTCAACGGCACCGACGGCATGCTCGGCATGCTGGTCATGGCCCTGGCCGACCTGGACACGCTCTACCGGTCCGCCGACGTCACGGCCGCCCTGTCGCTGGAGGCCCTGCTCGGCACCGACAAGGTCCTCGCCCCCGAGCTGCACGCCATCCGGCCGCACCCGGGGCAGGCCGCCAGTGCCGCCAACATGTTGGCGGTGCTGAAGGGTTCGGGCCTGACCGGCCATCACCAGGACGACGCCCCGCGCGTCCAGGACGCCTACTCGGTGCGCTGCGCCCCGCAGGTCGCCGGGGCCGGGCGGGACACCATGGCCCACGCCCGGCTGGTCGCCGACCGTGAGCTGGCCTCCGCCGTCGACAATCCGGTCGTGCTGCCCGACGGGCGCGTGGAGTCCAACGGCAACTTCCACGGGGCGCCGGTCGCCTACGTCCTGGACTTCCTCGCCGTCGCCGTCGCCGACCTCGGCTCGATCGCCGAGCGGCGCACCGACCGGCTGCTCGACAAGAACCGCAGCCACGGCCTGCCGCCGTTCCTCGCCGACGACGCCGGTGTGGACTCGGGCCTGATGATCGCTCAGTACACCCAGGCCGCGCTGGTGAGCGAGCTGAAGCGGCTCGCCGTACCGGCGTCCGCCGACTCGATCCCGTCATCCGCCATGCAGGAGGACCACGTCTCGATGGGCTGGTCGGCGGCGCGCAAGCTGCGCACGGCCGTCGACAATCTCACCCGGGTCCTGGCCGTCGAGCTGTACGCCGCCACACGCGCGATCGAACTGCGCGAGGGACTGACCCCGGCGCCCGCGACGCGGGCGGTCATCGACGCCCTGCGGGAAGCGGGAGTTCAGGGCCCGGGACCGGACCGGTTCCTGGCGCCCGACCTGGCCGCGGCGGACACGTTCGTGCGCGACGGGCGGCTGCTGGCAGCGGTGGAGACGGTCACCGGCCCGCTTCAGTAG
- a CDS encoding enoyl-CoA hydratase/isomerase family protein, which produces MSEERFGEFVLVRRHEQGHVAELVLDRPKAMNAVSTQMARSIAGACAALGEDRDVRVVVLTSTHERAFCVGADLKERNSFSDAELVRQRPVARGAYTGVLELPVPTVAAVHGFALGGGFELALACDVIVADRTAVVGLPEVSVGVIPGGGGTQLLPRRVGAARAAELIFSARRVEAVEAGELGLVDQVVEEGRDRESALALAARIAGNSPVGLRAAKRALRLGQGLDLRAGLEVEDAAWRAVAFSGDRAEGVAAFNEKRRPQWPGE; this is translated from the coding sequence ATGAGTGAGGAACGGTTCGGGGAGTTCGTGCTGGTGCGGCGGCATGAGCAGGGGCATGTCGCGGAGCTCGTCCTCGACCGGCCCAAGGCCATGAACGCGGTGTCGACGCAGATGGCGCGGTCCATCGCCGGGGCGTGTGCGGCGCTGGGGGAGGACCGGGACGTACGGGTGGTCGTCCTGACCTCGACGCATGAGCGGGCGTTCTGTGTCGGGGCCGATCTGAAGGAGCGGAACTCGTTCAGTGATGCGGAGCTGGTGCGGCAGCGGCCGGTGGCGCGGGGGGCGTACACCGGGGTGCTGGAGTTGCCGGTGCCGACGGTGGCGGCGGTGCACGGGTTCGCGCTGGGGGGCGGGTTCGAGCTGGCGCTGGCGTGTGACGTGATCGTGGCGGACCGGACGGCGGTGGTGGGGTTGCCGGAGGTGTCGGTGGGGGTGATTCCCGGGGGCGGGGGTACGCAGTTGCTGCCGCGGCGGGTGGGGGCGGCGCGGGCGGCTGAGCTGATCTTCTCGGCGCGGCGGGTGGAGGCTGTCGAGGCGGGGGAGTTGGGGCTGGTCGATCAGGTGGTGGAAGAGGGGCGGGATCGGGAGTCGGCGTTGGCGCTGGCTGCTCGGATCGCCGGGAATTCGCCTGTGGGGTTGCGGGCGGCGAAGCGGGCGTTGCGGTTGGGGCAGGGGTTGGATCTGCGGGCCGGGCTCGAGGTGGAGGATGCGGCCTGGCGGGCTGTGGCGTTTTCGGGGGATCGGGCGGAGGGGGTCGCTGCGTTCAATGAGAAGCGGAGGCCGCAGTGGCCGGGGGAGTGA
- a CDS encoding helix-turn-helix transcriptional regulator — protein sequence MDEQPEAVQEPAPQTGGGLDRRAELSEFLRTRRARLKPEDVGLPDFGRRRVPGLRREELAQLAGVSVAYYTRLEQGNGRNVSAEVLDAIARALRLTGAEHAHLMHLAKPKQHKKKQTARAQQVRPALRHLLGSIDTVPAYVVGRRSDILAWNRMAAALFGDWAELPAAERNWARLVFLRPDYRELFVEWDQKASDIVGYLRMDAGCHPDDPRLSALVGELSVKSEEFRRLWAAHDVKEKSYGVKRMRHPLVGDLTLSFETFRLVDDAEQSLLTYHAEPGSPSAEALRLLASWGADATRAGTGTPAQ from the coding sequence ATGGACGAACAGCCCGAAGCCGTACAGGAGCCCGCACCGCAGACCGGCGGGGGCCTGGACCGGCGTGCCGAGCTCAGTGAGTTCCTGCGCACCCGGCGGGCCCGGCTGAAGCCGGAGGACGTGGGGCTGCCCGACTTCGGGCGGCGTCGGGTTCCGGGGCTGCGCCGTGAGGAGCTGGCACAGCTGGCCGGGGTGTCCGTGGCGTACTACACACGGCTGGAGCAGGGCAACGGACGCAACGTCTCGGCGGAGGTGCTGGACGCGATCGCGCGCGCCCTGCGGCTGACCGGCGCCGAGCACGCCCACCTGATGCACCTGGCGAAGCCGAAGCAGCACAAGAAGAAGCAGACGGCGCGGGCCCAGCAGGTACGGCCGGCGTTGCGGCATCTGCTGGGCTCGATCGACACCGTCCCGGCGTACGTCGTCGGGCGCCGCTCGGACATCCTGGCCTGGAACCGGATGGCCGCGGCCCTCTTCGGCGACTGGGCGGAGCTGCCGGCGGCGGAGCGCAACTGGGCGCGGCTGGTGTTCCTCAGGCCCGACTACCGCGAGCTGTTCGTCGAGTGGGACCAGAAGGCGTCCGACATCGTCGGCTATCTGCGCATGGACGCGGGCTGCCATCCGGACGACCCGCGGCTGTCCGCCCTGGTGGGCGAACTCTCCGTGAAGAGCGAGGAGTTCCGCCGGCTGTGGGCCGCGCACGACGTCAAGGAGAAGAGCTACGGCGTCAAGCGGATGCGGCACCCGCTGGTCGGCGACCTGACCCTGTCCTTCGAGACGTTCCGCCTGGTCGACGACGCCGAGCAGTCCCTGCTCACGTACCACGCGGAGCCGGGCTCCCCGTCGGCGGAGGCGCTGCGGCTGCTGGCGAGCTGGGGGGCGGACGCGACCCGGGCGGGGACCGGTACCCCGGCTCAGTGA
- a CDS encoding GGDEF domain-containing protein, which produces MGEDRRLVAVVALAQGMAAAHGSREAWRAAAVGACRALGGSFAALSVWERELGRLKVLVNVGELADGEEEFPEDESYPVHQFAEITEFLHEQWAGGGEPDAWVETAEGPAAGRRPGYCHQRVAALRRRGRGCCVVAPIVLHGRAWGELYVARPAGEPVFERADADFATVLAAVVAAGIAQTERLEEARRLAFTDALTGLANRRAVDVRLEQAIERHRRDGAVVSLVVCDLNGLKRVNDTHGHAAGDRLLERFGSVLSLCGAMLPGALAARLGGDEFCLLAVGPPADQVVKAAGELCSRAAELELGDGVACGVASTEDPIGPVSSARRLFRLADAAQYRAKAERATRPVVAGRAGPDDPVMRLADEPSQEADGERRRFRGRHAP; this is translated from the coding sequence ATGGGTGAGGACAGACGGCTCGTGGCTGTCGTCGCGTTGGCTCAGGGGATGGCGGCCGCGCACGGGTCGCGTGAGGCGTGGCGTGCGGCGGCTGTCGGGGCGTGCCGGGCGCTGGGCGGGAGCTTTGCCGCGCTGTCGGTGTGGGAGCGGGAGCTCGGGCGGCTGAAGGTCCTCGTCAACGTCGGTGAGCTGGCCGACGGGGAAGAGGAGTTCCCGGAGGACGAGTCCTACCCGGTGCACCAGTTCGCCGAGATCACCGAGTTCCTGCACGAGCAGTGGGCCGGCGGCGGGGAGCCGGACGCCTGGGTGGAGACGGCCGAGGGGCCCGCCGCCGGGCGGCGTCCCGGCTACTGCCACCAGCGCGTCGCCGCCCTGCGCCGCCGTGGCCGCGGCTGCTGCGTGGTCGCGCCCATCGTGCTGCACGGCCGGGCCTGGGGCGAGCTGTACGTCGCCCGGCCGGCCGGGGAGCCCGTCTTCGAGCGGGCCGACGCCGACTTCGCCACCGTCCTGGCCGCCGTCGTCGCCGCCGGCATCGCCCAGACCGAGCGGCTGGAGGAGGCCCGGCGCCTCGCGTTCACCGACGCGCTGACGGGGCTGGCCAACCGCCGTGCCGTGGACGTACGCCTGGAGCAGGCGATCGAGCGGCACCGCAGGGACGGAGCCGTCGTCAGCCTCGTCGTCTGCGATCTGAACGGGCTCAAGCGCGTCAACGACACCCACGGGCACGCCGCCGGCGACCGGCTCCTGGAGCGTTTCGGCTCCGTGCTGTCACTGTGCGGGGCCATGCTGCCGGGAGCCCTGGCGGCACGGCTCGGCGGGGACGAGTTCTGTCTGCTCGCGGTCGGGCCCCCCGCCGACCAGGTCGTGAAGGCGGCCGGTGAACTGTGCAGCCGGGCGGCGGAGTTGGAGCTCGGGGACGGTGTGGCCTGCGGGGTCGCCTCCACCGAGGATCCGATCGGGCCCGTGAGCTCCGCCCGCCGGCTGTTCCGGCTCGCCGACGCGGCCCAGTACCGGGCGAAGGCCGAGCGGGCCACCCGGCCGGTCGTCGCCGGGCGGGCCGGGCCCGACGATCCCGTGATGCGGCTCGCGGACGAGCCGTCCCAGGAGGCCGACGGCGAGCGCCGGCGGTTCCGGGGCCGGCACGCGCCCTGA
- a CDS encoding NAD(P)-dependent alcohol dehydrogenase, which translates to MTTVAAYAAPAPKAPLERTTIERREVGEFDVLIDIRFAGICHSDIHQAREGWGEGIFPMVPGHEIAGVVSEVGPGVTKFAVGDRVGVGCMVDSCRECENCKAGREQYCVKGNVPTYNGIGKDGEPTYGGYSQKVVVDENFVVRIPDGLSLDVAAPLLCAGITLYSPLKRFGAGPGKKVAIVGLGGLGHMGVKIAHALGAEVTVLSQSLRKQEDGLKLGADHYYATSDPKTFEELAGTFDLIVSTVSAPLDFGAYLSLLKTEGTLANVGAPEEPIALNLFSVIGGGKTLAGSMIGGIAQTQEMLDFCAEHGLGAEIELIRGDEINEAYERVVASDVRYRFVIDTATI; encoded by the coding sequence ATGACCACTGTTGCTGCGTACGCCGCCCCCGCGCCCAAGGCTCCCCTGGAGCGCACCACCATCGAGCGCCGCGAGGTCGGCGAGTTCGACGTCCTGATCGACATCAGGTTCGCCGGTATCTGCCACTCCGACATCCACCAGGCCCGCGAGGGCTGGGGCGAGGGGATCTTCCCGATGGTCCCCGGCCACGAGATCGCCGGTGTCGTCTCCGAGGTCGGTCCGGGCGTGACGAAGTTCGCCGTCGGCGACCGCGTGGGCGTCGGCTGCATGGTCGACTCCTGCCGCGAGTGCGAGAACTGCAAGGCCGGACGTGAGCAGTACTGCGTGAAGGGCAACGTCCCGACGTACAACGGCATAGGCAAGGACGGCGAGCCCACCTACGGCGGCTACTCGCAGAAGGTCGTCGTCGACGAGAACTTCGTCGTCCGCATCCCCGACGGCCTCTCCCTCGACGTCGCCGCGCCGCTGCTGTGCGCCGGCATCACCCTCTACTCCCCGCTCAAGCGCTTCGGCGCCGGCCCCGGCAAGAAGGTCGCGATCGTCGGCCTGGGCGGCCTCGGCCACATGGGCGTGAAGATCGCGCACGCGCTGGGCGCCGAGGTGACCGTGCTGTCGCAGTCCCTGCGCAAGCAGGAGGACGGCCTGAAGCTGGGCGCGGACCACTACTACGCCACCAGCGACCCGAAGACCTTCGAGGAACTGGCCGGCACCTTCGACCTGATCGTCTCCACGGTCTCGGCGCCGCTGGACTTCGGCGCCTACCTCTCGCTGCTGAAGACCGAGGGCACGCTGGCGAACGTGGGCGCCCCCGAGGAGCCCATCGCCCTCAACCTCTTCTCGGTGATCGGTGGCGGCAAGACCCTCGCCGGCTCCATGATCGGCGGCATCGCGCAGACCCAGGAGATGCTGGACTTCTGCGCCGAGCACGGCCTCGGCGCCGAGATCGAGCTGATCCGCGGTGACGAGATCAACGAGGCGTACGAGCGGGTGGTCGCCAGCGACGTGCGCTACCGGTTCGTGATCGACACCGCGACCATCTGA
- a CDS encoding L,D-transpeptidase, whose translation MTISKRRKGLTVASALLGGVLVLSACSGGGDSASGGDGGDSSQSKVDEAAAKKASKAQIKITPEDGSDNASINNSATVTVSKGTLTSVKMTTSDGAEVSGEISADKTSWKPSAQLERSTTYKLAAEAKDSEGRVAHENASFTTVSPANSFIGNFTPDDGTTVGVGMPVSINFDKAITNKAAVQKGVKVSTTSGQEVACHWFNANRMDCRPEDYWKEGSTVTLKLALDGVEGAEGVYGVQQKTVTFKVGRNQVSYVDAKTKQMKITQDGKVVRTIPISAGSPDNKTYQGIMVMSEKFKETRMNGATVGFTDDDGKGEYDIKDVPHAIRLSSSGTFIHGNYWGAKSIFGNVNTSHGCVGLQDAKGADDPNTPGAWFYNNSMIGDVVVVENTGDKTIAPDNGLNGWNMSWADWKAGSAL comes from the coding sequence ATGACGATCAGTAAGCGGCGCAAGGGCCTCACGGTCGCGTCCGCACTGCTCGGCGGAGTGCTGGTGCTCTCGGCCTGTTCCGGCGGCGGTGACAGCGCCTCCGGGGGCGACGGCGGCGACAGCTCCCAGTCGAAGGTCGACGAGGCCGCGGCCAAGAAGGCCTCCAAGGCCCAGATCAAGATCACGCCCGAGGACGGCTCCGACAACGCCTCCATCAACAACTCCGCCACCGTCACCGTGAGCAAGGGCACGCTCACAAGCGTCAAGATGACGACGTCCGACGGGGCGGAGGTCAGCGGCGAGATATCCGCCGACAAGACCAGCTGGAAGCCCAGCGCGCAGCTGGAGCGCTCCACCACCTACAAGCTGGCGGCGGAGGCGAAGGACTCCGAGGGCCGCGTCGCCCACGAGAACGCCTCGTTCACCACGGTCTCCCCCGCCAACAGCTTCATAGGCAACTTCACCCCGGACGACGGCACCACCGTGGGCGTCGGCATGCCGGTCTCGATCAACTTCGACAAGGCGATCACCAACAAGGCCGCCGTCCAGAAGGGCGTCAAGGTCAGCACGACCAGCGGCCAGGAGGTCGCCTGCCACTGGTTCAACGCCAACCGCATGGACTGCCGCCCCGAGGACTACTGGAAGGAAGGCTCCACCGTCACGCTGAAGCTCGCGCTCGACGGTGTCGAGGGTGCCGAGGGCGTCTACGGCGTCCAGCAGAAGACGGTCACGTTCAAGGTCGGCCGCAACCAGGTCTCGTACGTCGACGCGAAGACCAAGCAGATGAAGATCACGCAGGACGGCAAGGTCGTCCGGACGATCCCCATCTCCGCCGGCTCGCCGGACAACAAGACCTACCAGGGCATCATGGTGATGTCCGAGAAGTTCAAGGAGACGCGCATGAACGGCGCGACCGTGGGCTTCACGGACGACGACGGCAAGGGCGAGTACGACATCAAGGACGTGCCGCACGCCATCCGCCTGTCCAGCTCCGGCACCTTCATCCACGGCAACTACTGGGGCGCGAAGTCCATCTTCGGCAACGTGAACACGAGCCACGGCTGCGTCGGCCTCCAGGACGCGAAGGGCGCCGACGACCCGAACACCCCGGGCGCGTGGTTCTACAACAACTCGATGATCGGTGACGTGGTGGTCGTCGAGAACACCGGCGACAAGACCATCGCGCCGGACAACGGACTCAACGGATGGAACATGAGCTGGGCCGACTGGAAGGCCGGTTCGGCGCTCTGA
- a CDS encoding S8 family peptidase, whose amino-acid sequence MKRACAATVATAAAVALAAGMTSPASANGEQTTAAAKQASVTAKHRITLITGDRVVLDAKGRVVGLERAKGREDIPVQVRKLDGHTLVIPADAARLVATGKLDQRLFDVTELNKSATRKAQKKGLKVIVGYQGSAAATKADVRDAGRLSHSLKSVNADAVQTPKEDAPELWDAVTNGDKTASGIAHVWLDGVRKASLDKSVPQIGAPKAWAAGYDGKGVKIAVLDTGVDATHADLKGQVIGAKNFTTSPDTTDKVGHGTHVASIAAGTGAKSGGKYKGVAPGAKILNGKVLDDGGFGSDSEVLAGIEWAAAEGADVVNMSLGGGDTPAIDPLEAAVNKLSEEKGILFAIAAGNEGDFGEQTIGSPGSAAAALTVGAVDDKDVLADFSSRGPGMDGALKPDVTAPGVDITAASAPGNQIAGEVGEKPAGYMTISGTSMATPHVAGAAALLKQQHPEWKYPELKGALTGSTKGGKYTPFQQGSGRIQVDKAIKQSVIADPSSVSFGVQQWPHTDDKPVTKELTYRNLGTKAVTLKLTSTATNPKGQAAPAGFFKLGATSVTVPAGGKASVPFTVNTKLGGTVDGAYSSYVTATGGGQTVRTAAAVQREVESYDVTLKFVGRDGKPTKNYSADLAAVSGLGKGKFFSPYDEDGTVTTRVPKGGYVLNTNVYVGDDPEKFQGADWLAQPKLSVTKNTTVTLDARKAKPVNVTVPDKAAKSEFAYADYTVETKDSSYGFGWMLDSFADIRTAHVGPQITDGSVTQQWDGHWSKGAKEQYDVTGGGKVKQLATGYTKHYKASELATVKAGLGAAAKGKKGSLSAVGWLPWSSGASSIGIEQSLPGTRTLHLSATGGVQWQLDFSQYGGVDADGFPVDEAGYTLDTQKFAAGKTYSKTINTAVFGPRINSDFGLFREGNELYGSLPLFADGKGNAGYSKFSAVDTTLYRNGKKVGSNDDPLFGEKKFKVPAGDAEYKLTTSVKRSVKVAAASTRIDASWTFRSKETSGLKQLPASTARFNAVTGLDSKVPAGKTVSIPVTVEGAAKGSNLKSLAVYVSYDYGKTWKKLTVKKGKVSFKNPAKGKAISFHAKIADKKGNKSTISIYNAYYGK is encoded by the coding sequence GTGAAAAGAGCGTGCGCGGCCACGGTCGCCACAGCGGCAGCCGTGGCCCTGGCGGCGGGTATGACCAGCCCGGCGTCGGCGAACGGCGAGCAGACGACCGCAGCCGCGAAGCAGGCGTCGGTCACCGCCAAGCACCGCATCACGCTGATCACCGGTGACCGGGTCGTCCTGGACGCCAAGGGCCGTGTCGTCGGCCTGGAGCGGGCCAAGGGACGCGAGGACATTCCCGTCCAGGTCCGCAAGCTCGACGGCCACACGCTCGTGATCCCGGCCGACGCGGCCCGCCTGGTCGCCACCGGCAAGCTCGACCAGCGGCTCTTCGACGTCACCGAGCTCAACAAGTCCGCGACCCGCAAGGCCCAGAAGAAGGGCCTGAAGGTCATCGTCGGCTACCAGGGAAGCGCCGCGGCCACCAAGGCCGACGTCCGCGACGCGGGCCGGCTGAGCCACTCTCTGAAGTCCGTGAACGCGGACGCGGTGCAGACGCCCAAGGAGGACGCGCCCGAGCTGTGGGACGCGGTCACCAACGGCGACAAGACCGCCTCCGGCATCGCGCACGTCTGGCTCGACGGCGTCCGCAAGGCCAGCCTCGACAAGTCCGTCCCGCAGATCGGCGCCCCCAAGGCATGGGCGGCCGGCTACGACGGCAAGGGCGTGAAGATCGCCGTCCTGGACACCGGTGTCGACGCCACCCACGCCGACCTCAAGGGCCAGGTGATCGGCGCCAAGAACTTCACCACCTCGCCCGACACGACCGACAAGGTCGGCCACGGCACGCACGTCGCCTCCATCGCGGCCGGTACCGGCGCGAAGTCCGGCGGCAAGTACAAGGGTGTCGCGCCCGGCGCGAAGATCCTCAACGGCAAGGTGCTCGACGACGGCGGATTCGGCAGCGACTCCGAGGTCCTCGCCGGCATCGAGTGGGCCGCCGCGGAGGGCGCCGACGTCGTCAACATGAGCCTGGGCGGCGGCGACACGCCCGCGATCGACCCGCTGGAAGCGGCGGTGAACAAGCTGTCCGAGGAGAAGGGCATCCTGTTCGCCATCGCGGCCGGCAACGAGGGCGACTTCGGCGAGCAGACCATCGGCTCCCCGGGCAGCGCCGCCGCGGCCCTGACCGTCGGCGCGGTCGACGACAAGGACGTGCTGGCCGACTTCTCCAGCCGTGGCCCCGGCATGGACGGCGCCCTCAAGCCCGACGTGACCGCGCCCGGCGTGGACATCACCGCGGCCTCCGCCCCCGGCAACCAGATAGCCGGCGAGGTCGGCGAGAAGCCGGCCGGCTACATGACGATCTCCGGCACGTCGATGGCCACCCCGCACGTCGCGGGCGCCGCGGCGCTGCTGAAGCAGCAGCACCCGGAGTGGAAGTACCCCGAGCTGAAGGGCGCCCTCACCGGCTCCACGAAGGGCGGCAAGTACACGCCGTTCCAGCAGGGTTCGGGCCGTATCCAGGTCGACAAGGCCATCAAGCAGTCCGTGATCGCCGACCCGTCCTCGGTGAGCTTCGGCGTCCAGCAGTGGCCGCACACCGACGACAAGCCGGTCACCAAGGAACTGACGTACCGCAACCTCGGTACGAAGGCCGTCACGCTGAAGCTGACGTCGACCGCCACCAACCCGAAGGGCCAGGCCGCCCCGGCCGGCTTCTTCAAGCTCGGCGCCACCTCGGTGACCGTTCCGGCCGGTGGCAAGGCCTCCGTCCCGTTCACCGTGAACACCAAGCTGGGCGGCACGGTCGACGGAGCCTACTCTTCGTACGTGACGGCGACGGGCGGCGGCCAGACCGTCCGCACGGCCGCCGCGGTGCAGCGCGAGGTCGAGTCGTACGACGTCACGCTGAAGTTCGTCGGCCGTGACGGCAAGCCCACCAAGAACTACAGCGCCGACCTGGCCGCCGTCTCGGGCCTCGGCAAGGGCAAGTTCTTCTCGCCGTACGACGAGGACGGCACCGTCACCACCCGTGTGCCCAAGGGCGGTTACGTCCTCAACACCAACGTCTACGTGGGCGACGACCCGGAGAAGTTCCAGGGCGCCGACTGGCTGGCCCAGCCCAAGCTGAGCGTCACCAAGAACACGACGGTCACGCTGGACGCCCGCAAGGCCAAGCCGGTGAACGTCACCGTGCCGGACAAGGCCGCCAAGTCGGAGTTCGCCTATGCCGACTACACGGTGGAGACGAAGGACTCCAGCTACGGCTTCGGCTGGATGCTCGACTCCTTCGCCGACATCCGCACCGCGCACGTCGGCCCGCAGATCACCGACGGTTCGGTGACCCAGCAGTGGGACGGCCACTGGTCCAAGGGTGCCAAGGAGCAGTACGACGTCACCGGCGGCGGCAAGGTCAAGCAGCTCGCCACCGGCTACACCAAGCACTACAAGGCGAGCGAGCTCGCCACGGTGAAGGCGGGCCTCGGCGCCGCGGCGAAGGGCAAGAAGGGCTCGCTCAGCGCCGTGGGCTGGCTGCCGTGGAGCAGCGGCGCCTCCTCGATCGGCATCGAGCAGTCTCTGCCCGGCACGCGGACGCTGCACCTGTCCGCCACGGGCGGCGTGCAGTGGCAGCTCGACTTCTCCCAGTACGGCGGTGTCGACGCGGACGGCTTCCCGGTCGACGAGGCCGGCTACACGCTGGACACACAGAAGTTCGCCGCCGGCAAGACCTACTCGAAGACCATCAACACGGCCGTCTTCGGACCGCGCATCAACAGCGATTTCGGGCTCTTCCGTGAGGGCAACGAGCTCTACGGCTCCCTGCCGCTGTTCGCGGACGGCAAGGGCAACGCGGGCTACTCGAAGTTCTCCGCGGTCGACACGACCCTGTACCGCAACGGCAAGAAGGTCGGCAGCAACGACGACCCGCTGTTCGGCGAGAAGAAGTTCAAGGTCCCGGCCGGTGACGCCGAGTACAAGCTGACGACGTCGGTCAAGCGCAGCGTCAAGGTCGCGGCGGCCTCCACCCGCATCGACGCCAGCTGGACGTTCCGCTCGAAGGAGACCTCCGGCCTCAAGCAGCTGCCCGCCTCCACGGCCCGCTTCAACGCGGTCACGGGGCTGGACAGCAAGGTCCCGGCCGGCAAGACGGTCAGCATCCCTGTCACCGTCGAGGGCGCGGCCAAGGGCAGCAACCTGAAGTCGCTGGCGGTGTACGTCTCGTACGACTACGGCAAGACCTGGAAGAAGCTCACCGTCAAGAAGGGCAAGGTCAGCTTCAAGAACCCGGCGAAGGGGAAGGCCATCTCCTTCCACGCCAAGATCGCCGACAAGAAGGGCAACAAGTCGACGATCTCCATCTACAACGCGTACTACGGCAAGTGA
- a CDS encoding VOC family protein, with protein sequence MTVQLNHTIVAAHDKRVSARFLADILGLDVSPPYGPFLPVEIPNGVTLDYMDSPGAITPQHYAFLVSEDEFDQIFARIQQAGLTYWADPFHSRPGEINHHDGGRGAYFDDPDGHRLEIITRPYGSGG encoded by the coding sequence ATGACCGTGCAGCTGAACCACACCATCGTCGCCGCGCACGACAAGCGCGTCTCGGCCCGGTTCCTCGCCGACATCCTGGGGCTGGACGTGAGCCCGCCCTACGGCCCGTTCCTCCCGGTCGAGATCCCCAACGGCGTGACGCTCGACTACATGGACAGCCCCGGCGCCATCACGCCGCAGCACTACGCCTTCCTCGTCTCGGAGGACGAGTTCGACCAGATCTTCGCCCGGATCCAGCAGGCCGGTCTGACGTACTGGGCGGATCCGTTCCACAGCCGTCCCGGCGAGATCAACCACCACGACGGTGGCCGCGGCGCGTACTTCGACGACCCCGACGGCCACCGCCTGGAGATCATCACGCGGCCGTACGGCAGCGGCGGCTGA